Proteins encoded by one window of Salmonirosea aquatica:
- a CDS encoding M28 family metallopeptidase codes for MQSFTRLLPFLFLIILSACGTKDNTTATDEEGLSTFSADSLKQDVAVLASDDYMGRMPFTEGETKTIAYLQQQFKSLGLEPGNGDSYLQEVPMVNIEATAAPTMQVQSPQGTSTLKAFDDYVIWTDRTEPSISLDQSELVFAGYGVVAPEYDWNDYAGLDVKGKVVLVMVNDPGFWAGDTTLFKGKEMTYYGRWTYKFEEAARQGAKGCLIIHRTDAAGYPFGVQQNNFNTSRLQLDNRGKDIPNCDVIGWVPENVAMNLLKSAGYGADLLAKAEKKDFKAVPLGIKLSTTMQVKTTYDKTHNVIGKIVGTQRPDEVIIYTAHWDHLGIGTPDATGDSIYNGALDNATGTAGLLELARVFKSLKTQPERTVVFLAVTAEEQGLWGSAYYAQNPIYPVAKTVANINMDGLNRFEPTKDMVLVGEGQSELEEYVKEIIEKDGGYISVETHPEAGYYYRSDHFNFAKVGIPALYLESGVDVVGKGKAYGQKLQDEYTEKSYHQPSDEYDPATWTMEGAISELKLLFRVGKRLAFEEKWPAWKEGSEFKAIREKQK; via the coding sequence ATGCAGTCCTTTACCCGACTTCTACCCTTTCTGTTTCTAATCATTCTCAGCGCTTGTGGTACTAAAGACAACACCACCGCCACCGACGAAGAAGGTCTTTCCACGTTCAGCGCCGACAGCCTCAAGCAAGACGTAGCCGTGCTGGCCTCCGACGACTATATGGGCCGCATGCCCTTCACCGAAGGCGAAACCAAGACCATCGCCTACCTGCAACAGCAGTTCAAGTCTCTGGGCCTGGAACCCGGAAACGGTGACAGCTACCTGCAGGAGGTACCTATGGTCAATATCGAAGCCACGGCCGCCCCTACCATGCAGGTGCAGTCGCCCCAGGGTACCTCGACCCTGAAAGCCTTCGACGACTACGTGATCTGGACCGATCGCACCGAACCTAGTATCAGCCTCGACCAATCGGAACTCGTTTTTGCCGGGTACGGTGTGGTGGCGCCCGAATATGACTGGAACGACTACGCCGGACTCGACGTGAAAGGCAAGGTCGTGCTGGTGATGGTCAACGATCCCGGCTTTTGGGCGGGCGACACGACTTTGTTCAAAGGCAAGGAAATGACCTACTACGGCCGCTGGACCTACAAATTTGAGGAAGCCGCCCGGCAGGGGGCGAAGGGCTGCCTCATCATCCACCGTACCGACGCCGCAGGGTACCCTTTCGGGGTGCAGCAGAATAATTTCAATACGTCACGGTTGCAATTGGACAACCGGGGCAAGGACATCCCAAACTGTGACGTAATCGGCTGGGTACCCGAAAATGTGGCGATGAATCTGTTGAAATCAGCCGGTTACGGAGCCGATTTGCTGGCGAAAGCGGAAAAGAAAGACTTCAAAGCCGTGCCGTTGGGGATCAAATTGAGTACCACCATGCAAGTGAAAACCACTTATGACAAAACCCACAACGTCATTGGCAAAATCGTGGGCACTCAGCGCCCCGACGAGGTCATCATCTACACGGCTCACTGGGATCACCTGGGCATCGGTACCCCCGACGCCACGGGCGATTCGATCTACAATGGTGCGCTGGACAATGCCACCGGCACCGCCGGACTGCTGGAACTGGCCCGGGTATTCAAAAGCCTGAAAACCCAGCCTGAACGTACCGTGGTGTTCCTGGCCGTAACCGCCGAAGAGCAGGGCCTGTGGGGGTCGGCCTACTACGCCCAGAACCCGATTTATCCGGTCGCCAAAACCGTGGCCAATATCAATATGGACGGTCTGAATCGTTTTGAACCTACTAAAGATATGGTACTGGTGGGCGAAGGGCAGTCGGAACTGGAAGAATACGTGAAGGAAATCATTGAAAAGGACGGCGGCTATATTTCCGTCGAAACACATCCCGAAGCGGGTTACTACTACCGTTCCGATCATTTCAATTTTGCCAAGGTAGGTATCCCCGCCCTCTACCTCGAATCGGGCGTGGATGTGGTAGGAAAAGGCAAGGCTTACGGACAGAAATTGCAGGATGAATACACCGAAAAAAGCTACCACCAGCCTTCCGACGAGTACGACCCGGCTACCTGGACCATGGAGGGGGCTATCAGCGAATTGAAACTGCTTTTCCGGGTAGGTAAGCGGCTGGCTTTTGAAGAGAAATGGCCCGCCTGGAAAGAAGGTTCGGAGTTCAAGGCCATCCGGGAGAAGCAGAAATAA